The Xanthomonas indica genome has a segment encoding these proteins:
- a CDS encoding multidrug effflux MFS transporter, producing the protein MTLPSVSTRRMALLLAGLAMFGPFSIDTIFPAFPQLAQRLHADPVAIQQTVSVYLLAYAVMGLAHGPLSDALGRRRVIVAGLIVFILASAGCALSRDLPTLLTFRALQGISAGVGMIVGRAVIRDLFHGDDAQRLMSQVSMLFGIAPAIAPIIGGWILGSGRGWPMIFWFLVGFSSLLLVATLRWMPETHPPQARTPLAPRTLLRDYIGIALNPRFQRLAAAGAFNFGGVFLYIASAPVFMIDLLGKTERDFAWLFLPTIGGMTLGAFLSGRMAGRLGPMRQVRFGFVCCGLSMAGNIAYTALAPAIALPWAVLPIFFAGLGTALIFPILALAVLDMYPRQRGLASSLQAFTQLMVTVLVAGVLSPLLSGHALHLALGSGAFFLLGWGFWRWERRSGKRLPRPDAQVPRLEPADPL; encoded by the coding sequence ATGACGCTCCCGTCCGTGTCCACACGCCGCATGGCCCTGTTGCTGGCCGGGCTGGCGATGTTCGGCCCGTTCTCCATCGATACCATCTTCCCGGCGTTCCCGCAGTTGGCGCAGCGCCTGCACGCCGATCCGGTGGCGATCCAGCAGACGGTGAGCGTGTACCTGCTGGCCTACGCGGTGATGGGCCTGGCGCACGGGCCGCTGTCCGACGCGCTGGGGCGGCGGCGGGTGATCGTCGCCGGCCTGATCGTGTTCATCCTGGCCTCGGCCGGCTGCGCGCTTTCGCGCGACCTGCCGACGCTGCTGACCTTCCGCGCGCTGCAGGGCATCTCGGCCGGGGTCGGCATGATCGTCGGCCGCGCGGTGATCCGCGACCTGTTCCACGGCGACGATGCGCAGCGGCTGATGAGCCAGGTGTCGATGCTGTTCGGCATCGCCCCGGCGATCGCGCCGATCATCGGCGGCTGGATCCTGGGCAGCGGCCGCGGCTGGCCGATGATCTTCTGGTTCCTGGTCGGCTTCTCCTCGCTGCTGCTGGTGGCGACCCTGCGCTGGATGCCGGAGACGCATCCGCCGCAGGCGCGCACGCCGCTGGCACCGCGCACGCTGCTGCGCGACTACATCGGCATCGCGCTCAATCCGCGCTTCCAGCGCCTGGCCGCGGCCGGCGCGTTCAATTTCGGCGGGGTGTTCCTGTACATCGCCTCGGCGCCGGTGTTCATGATCGATCTGCTGGGCAAGACCGAGCGCGACTTCGCCTGGCTGTTCCTGCCCACCATCGGCGGCATGACCCTGGGCGCGTTCCTGTCCGGGCGCATGGCCGGGCGGCTGGGGCCGATGCGCCAGGTGCGCTTCGGCTTCGTCTGCTGCGGCCTGTCGATGGCCGGCAACATCGCCTACACCGCGCTGGCGCCGGCCATCGCGCTGCCGTGGGCGGTGCTGCCGATCTTCTTCGCCGGCCTGGGCACCGCGCTGATCTTCCCGATCCTGGCGCTGGCGGTGCTGGACATGTATCCGCGCCAGCGTGGGCTGGCCTCGTCGCTGCAGGCCTTCACCCAGTTGATGGTCACCGTGCTGGTGGCCGGGGTGCTGTCGCCGCTGCTCAGCGGCCATGCGCTGCACCTGGCGCTGGGCTCGGGCGCGTTCTTCCTGCTGGGCTGGGGCTTCTGGCGCTGGGAGCGGCGCAGCGGCAAGCGCCTGCCGCGGCCGGACGCGCAGGTGCCGCGGCTGGAGCCGGCCGATCCGCTGTGA
- a CDS encoding PIG-L family deacetylase, producing MAAVSAPKPQIHGDGTPESAWQRSPWLAALPQRPIEDLIAGAARLLVVSPHPDDEALGCGGAIACARRLGVPVQLIAVTDGEACYPHDPYWTPQRLRTVRRAELAAAVGRLGADPAAICHLGLGDGQVGAQETVLAERLHAQLHAGDLVLTTWHRDGHPDHEASARAVRQAVVAVDARLLEFPVWAWHWLQAGTAPPALHGAVRYALNDADWQAKQDALQCFASQLGTAQPTVSSPILPPQVLQRFARRFEVFVA from the coding sequence ATGGCGGCTGTGAGTGCGCCGAAGCCGCAGATCCATGGCGACGGCACGCCGGAGTCGGCATGGCAGCGTTCGCCCTGGCTGGCCGCGTTGCCGCAGCGTCCGATCGAAGACCTGATCGCGGGCGCCGCGCGATTGCTGGTGGTGTCGCCGCATCCGGACGACGAAGCGCTGGGCTGTGGCGGCGCGATCGCGTGCGCGCGCCGGCTGGGCGTCCCCGTCCAGCTGATTGCGGTGACCGACGGCGAGGCCTGCTATCCGCACGATCCGTACTGGACGCCGCAGCGCCTGCGCACGGTGCGTCGCGCCGAGCTTGCCGCCGCCGTGGGCCGCCTGGGCGCCGACCCCGCCGCGATCTGTCACCTGGGTCTGGGCGACGGCCAGGTCGGCGCGCAGGAGACGGTGCTGGCCGAACGCCTGCATGCGCAGCTGCACGCCGGCGACCTGGTGCTGACCACCTGGCACCGCGATGGCCATCCCGACCACGAGGCCAGCGCGCGCGCGGTGCGGCAGGCCGTCGTCGCCGTCGATGCACGTCTGCTCGAATTCCCGGTCTGGGCCTGGCACTGGCTGCAGGCCGGCACCGCGCCGCCGGCCCTGCACGGCGCCGTCCGCTATGCCTTGAACGATGCCGACTGGCAGGCCAAGCAAGACGCGCTGCAGTGCTTCGCCTCGCAATTGGGCACCGCGCAGCCGACGGTGTCATCGCCGATCCTGCCGCCGCAGGTCCTGCAACGGTTCGCCCGCCGCTTCGAGGTCTTTGTCGCATGA
- a CDS encoding class I SAM-dependent methyltransferase, which yields MSSVQAYFGALYRDDDPFGYRERWYEARKRALLLASLPRARFARAWEFGCSNGELTAALAPRCDALLATDLSERAVALAAQRNAATAHVQVQQAEHPRTWPTGRFDLIVFSEVGYYLPLPQLQECAQRLRASLSEQGVLVACHWLHPFAQACMDGRAVHARLAQRLELPRLLRYEDDDVLLEAWSATPYSVAAAERLR from the coding sequence ATGAGTTCGGTCCAGGCCTATTTCGGCGCCCTCTACCGCGACGACGATCCGTTCGGTTATCGCGAGCGCTGGTACGAGGCGCGCAAACGCGCGCTGCTGCTGGCCAGCCTGCCGCGCGCGCGCTTCGCGCGTGCCTGGGAGTTCGGCTGCTCCAACGGCGAACTGACCGCCGCCCTGGCGCCGCGCTGCGATGCGCTGCTGGCCACCGACCTCTCCGAGCGCGCGGTGGCCTTGGCCGCCCAGCGCAATGCCGCCACGGCGCACGTGCAGGTGCAACAGGCCGAGCATCCGCGCACCTGGCCGACGGGCCGTTTCGACCTGATCGTGTTCAGCGAGGTCGGCTACTACCTGCCGCTGCCGCAACTGCAGGAATGCGCGCAGCGCTTGCGCGCTTCGCTGAGCGAGCAGGGCGTGTTGGTCGCCTGCCACTGGCTGCATCCGTTCGCGCAGGCCTGCATGGACGGGCGTGCGGTGCACGCCCGCCTGGCGCAGCGCCTGGAGCTGCCGCGGCTGTTGCGCTATGAGGACGACGACGTGTTGCTCGAAGCCTGGAGCGCGACCCCGTACTCGGTGGCCGCGGCGGAGCGGCTGCGGTGA
- the gcvP gene encoding aminomethyl-transferring glycine dehydrogenase, translating into MSHTSSLRDLEHHSAFIERHIGPNDAEIAHMLRTVGHDSLEAMTDAIVPGNIKSPAALALPDAITEEEALAKIRAIADKNTVFRSFIGQGYYGTHTPKVILRNILENPAWYTAYTPYQAEISQGRMEALINFQTMCADLTGMEIANASLLDEATAAAEAMTLAKRSAKSKSDTFFVHDAVHPQTLELLRTRAEPLGIVLRVGTPEEALQAECFGVLLQYPDSFGHIGDHKALADAVHAQGGLVAVATDLLALTLIAAPGEWGADIVVGNSQRFGVPFGFGGPHAAFMACRDAYKRSMPGRLIGVSIDAAGNPAYRLTLQTREQHIRREKATSNICTAQVLLAVMASMYAVYHGPEGLVRIARRTHRLAAILAAALRGAGVAVGERFFDTLHVTGVDAEAIHAKARAAGINLRAIDSTALGISLDETATRADVMALAQLFGAQADVDALDAATPDALPPQLLRHSAFLQHPVFNTHHSEHELLRYMRALADKDLAMDRTMIPLGSCTMKLNATAEMIPVTWPQFGAIHPLAPAEQSVGYKQLIDELEAMLVECTGYDAVSLQPNSGAQGEYAGLLAIRAYHRARGEGHRDICLIPESAHGTNPASAQMCGMTVVVTKCDGNGNVDVADIRAKAEKYSDRLAALMITYPSTHGVFEEDVVAICEAVHAHGGQVYTDGANMNALVGLAKPGKWGSDVSHLNLHKTFCIPHGGGGPGVGPCAVKAHLAPYLPRTLGGDGDVGMVSAASFGSASILPISWMYITMMGNSGLRKATQVALLNANYIAKRLAPYYKTLYTGRNGLVAHECILDVRPLEKTSGIGAEDIAKRLIDFGFHAPTLSFPVAGTLMVEPTESESQHELDRFIDAMIQIREEIAAIEDGRLDREDNPLKHAPHTAAQVTASEWTHAYPRELAAFPLPTLKQQKYWPPVARVDNVYGDKNVMCACIPVEAYKEDAVV; encoded by the coding sequence ATGTCTCACACCTCTTCGCTGCGCGACCTCGAACACCATTCGGCCTTCATCGAGCGCCACATCGGCCCGAACGACGCCGAGATCGCGCACATGCTGCGCACCGTCGGCCACGACTCGCTGGAGGCGATGACCGACGCGATCGTGCCCGGCAACATCAAGTCGCCGGCCGCGCTGGCGCTGCCCGACGCCATCACCGAGGAAGAGGCGCTGGCCAAGATCCGCGCCATCGCCGACAAGAACACCGTGTTCCGCAGCTTCATCGGCCAGGGCTACTACGGCACCCACACGCCGAAGGTGATCCTGCGCAACATCCTCGAGAACCCGGCCTGGTACACCGCCTACACCCCGTATCAGGCGGAAATCTCGCAGGGCCGCATGGAAGCGCTGATCAACTTCCAGACCATGTGCGCCGACCTCACCGGCATGGAGATCGCCAACGCCTCGCTGCTGGACGAAGCCACTGCCGCGGCCGAGGCCATGACCCTGGCCAAGCGCTCGGCCAAGTCCAAGTCCGACACCTTCTTCGTGCACGACGCGGTGCACCCGCAGACCCTGGAACTGCTGCGCACCCGCGCCGAGCCGCTGGGCATCGTGCTGCGCGTGGGCACGCCGGAGGAAGCGCTGCAGGCCGAGTGCTTCGGCGTGCTGCTGCAGTATCCCGATAGTTTCGGTCACATCGGGGACCACAAGGCGCTGGCCGACGCGGTGCACGCGCAAGGCGGCCTGGTCGCCGTCGCCACCGACCTGCTCGCGCTGACGCTGATCGCCGCGCCCGGCGAATGGGGCGCGGACATCGTGGTCGGCAACTCGCAGCGTTTCGGCGTGCCGTTCGGCTTCGGCGGCCCGCACGCCGCGTTCATGGCCTGCCGCGACGCCTACAAGCGCTCGATGCCGGGCCGCCTGATCGGCGTGTCGATCGACGCCGCCGGCAACCCCGCCTACCGCCTCACCCTGCAGACCCGCGAGCAGCACATCCGCCGCGAGAAGGCCACCTCCAACATCTGCACCGCGCAGGTGCTGCTGGCGGTGATGGCCTCGATGTACGCGGTCTACCACGGCCCCGAGGGCCTGGTGCGCATCGCCCGCCGCACCCACCGCCTGGCCGCGATCCTGGCCGCGGCGCTGCGCGGCGCCGGCGTCGCCGTCGGCGAGCGCTTCTTCGACACCCTGCACGTCACCGGCGTCGACGCCGAGGCCATCCATGCCAAGGCGCGTGCGGCCGGCATCAACCTGCGCGCGATCGACAGCACCGCGCTGGGTATCAGCCTGGACGAGACCGCCACCCGCGCCGACGTGATGGCGCTGGCGCAGCTGTTCGGCGCGCAGGCCGACGTGGACGCGCTCGATGCCGCCACCCCCGACGCGCTGCCGCCGCAGCTGCTGCGCCACAGCGCGTTCCTGCAGCATCCGGTGTTCAACACCCACCACAGCGAGCACGAACTGCTGCGCTACATGCGCGCGCTGGCCGACAAGGACCTGGCGATGGATCGCACCATGATCCCGCTCGGCAGCTGCACCATGAAGCTCAACGCCACCGCCGAGATGATCCCGGTGACCTGGCCGCAGTTCGGCGCGATCCATCCGCTGGCCCCGGCCGAGCAGAGCGTGGGCTACAAGCAACTGATCGACGAACTGGAAGCGATGCTGGTCGAGTGCACCGGCTACGACGCGGTCAGCCTGCAGCCCAACTCCGGCGCGCAGGGCGAGTACGCCGGCCTGCTGGCGATCCGCGCCTACCACCGCGCCCGCGGCGAAGGCCATCGCGACATCTGCCTGATCCCCGAATCGGCGCACGGCACCAACCCGGCCTCGGCGCAGATGTGCGGCATGACCGTGGTGGTGACCAAGTGCGACGGCAACGGCAACGTCGACGTCGCCGACATCCGCGCCAAGGCCGAGAAGTATTCCGACCGCCTGGCCGCGCTGATGATCACCTACCCGTCCACCCACGGCGTGTTCGAGGAAGACGTGGTGGCGATCTGCGAGGCGGTGCACGCGCACGGCGGCCAGGTCTACACCGACGGCGCCAACATGAACGCGCTGGTCGGCCTGGCCAAGCCCGGCAAGTGGGGTTCGGACGTGTCGCACCTGAACCTGCACAAGACCTTCTGCATCCCGCACGGCGGCGGCGGCCCCGGCGTCGGCCCGTGCGCGGTGAAGGCGCACCTGGCGCCGTACCTGCCGCGCACCCTCGGCGGCGACGGCGACGTCGGCATGGTCTCGGCGGCCAGCTTCGGCTCGGCCTCGATCCTGCCGATCAGCTGGATGTACATCACCATGATGGGCAACAGCGGGCTGCGCAAGGCCACCCAGGTCGCGCTGCTCAACGCCAACTACATCGCCAAGCGCCTGGCGCCGTACTACAAGACGCTGTACACCGGCCGCAACGGCCTGGTCGCGCACGAATGCATCCTCGACGTGCGTCCGCTGGAGAAGACCAGCGGCATCGGTGCCGAGGACATCGCCAAGCGCCTGATCGACTTCGGCTTCCACGCGCCGACGCTGAGCTTCCCGGTCGCCGGCACGCTGATGGTGGAGCCGACCGAGAGCGAATCGCAGCACGAGCTGGACCGCTTCATCGACGCGATGATCCAGATCCGCGAGGAGATCGCCGCGATCGAGGACGGCCGCCTGGACCGCGAGGACAACCCGCTCAAGCACGCCCCGCACACCGCCGCGCAGGTCACCGCCAGCGAGTGGACCCACGCCTACCCGCGAGAGCTGGCCGCGTTCCCGCTGCCGACGCTGAAGCAGCAGAAGTACTGGCCGCCGGTGGCGCGCGTGGACAACGTGTACGGCGACAAGAACGTGATGTGCGCGTGCATCCCGGTGGAGGCGTACAAGGAAGACGCGGTGGTCTGA
- a CDS encoding glycosyltransferase, with product MIAVLIPAHDEEALIGACLRSVARAARCTGLRGEDVQVFVALDRCSDGTADIVAAHGAHAVALQTGNVGSARAAAAQAALAAGARWLACTDADSVVPANWLSAQLDCASDAFCGIVTVDDWAEYDTRLRDAYLAGECREDDHPHVHGANLGLSAEVYRRCGGFLPLAAHEDVALVEALVRAQARIARRAQPTVTTSARRVARARGGFSDYLKQMERRLANALLPAADGDVMA from the coding sequence GTGATCGCGGTGCTGATCCCGGCGCACGACGAGGAGGCGTTGATCGGCGCCTGCCTGCGCTCGGTGGCGCGCGCGGCGCGATGCACGGGCCTGCGCGGCGAGGACGTGCAGGTGTTCGTCGCCCTGGACCGGTGCAGCGACGGCACCGCCGATATCGTCGCCGCGCATGGTGCGCACGCCGTTGCGCTGCAGACCGGGAACGTCGGCAGCGCCCGCGCGGCGGCGGCGCAGGCGGCGCTGGCCGCCGGCGCACGCTGGCTGGCCTGTACCGATGCGGACTCGGTGGTGCCGGCGAACTGGCTGTCGGCCCAGCTGGATTGCGCCAGCGACGCGTTCTGCGGCATCGTCACGGTGGACGACTGGGCCGAGTACGACACCAGGTTGCGCGATGCCTATTTGGCCGGCGAGTGCCGTGAGGACGACCACCCGCACGTGCATGGTGCCAACCTCGGCCTCAGCGCCGAGGTGTACCGGCGCTGCGGTGGCTTCCTGCCGCTGGCCGCGCACGAGGACGTGGCGCTGGTGGAGGCGCTAGTGCGCGCGCAGGCGCGGATCGCGCGGCGCGCGCAGCCGACGGTGACCACCAGCGCGCGGCGCGTGGCGCGTGCCCGGGGCGGCTTCAGCGACTATCTCAAGCAGATGGAGCGCCGCCTGGCCAATGCGCTGCTGCCAGCGGCCGACGGCGACGTCATGGCCTGA
- a CDS encoding acyl-CoA dehydrogenase, with protein sequence MTELRCPTALGDADALRTAALHALARYPYLPLPGGGDTLDRWRILAEIAAVDVCLAKVLEAHYDAQAILAELGAPAPPPGQLFAVWAAEAPDARLAYRGNAPRGEVHGRKAWCSGAGIVDQALITAHDVERQQLVQVQLRQPGIAIDAQAWAAVGMARVVSGPVTFDAVPALAVGAPGQYLHRPGFWHGGAGIAACWYGAACAVAERLRAHPKLPRDPHAAMHLGVIDQQLGAARALLRDLAAAIDAAPGQAHRHAVIRLRSFVERAATDVLDRVGRALGPAPLCSDREHALRCADLAVFVRQSHAEHDWAALGQALGEQARPWRL encoded by the coding sequence TTGACCGAACTGCGCTGTCCCACCGCCCTCGGCGATGCCGATGCCTTGCGCACCGCTGCGCTGCACGCGCTGGCACGCTATCCATACTTGCCGCTGCCTGGCGGCGGCGACACCCTGGACCGCTGGCGGATCCTCGCCGAGATCGCTGCGGTCGACGTGTGCCTGGCCAAGGTACTGGAAGCGCATTACGACGCACAGGCGATCCTCGCCGAACTTGGTGCGCCGGCGCCGCCGCCCGGGCAGCTGTTCGCGGTGTGGGCTGCGGAAGCGCCGGACGCGCGCCTGGCCTATCGCGGCAATGCGCCACGCGGCGAGGTGCACGGCCGCAAGGCCTGGTGCTCCGGCGCCGGCATCGTCGACCAGGCGCTCATCACCGCGCACGATGTGGAGCGGCAGCAGTTGGTGCAGGTGCAACTGCGCCAGCCCGGCATCGCCATCGACGCACAGGCCTGGGCCGCGGTCGGCATGGCCCGCGTGGTCAGCGGGCCGGTGACCTTCGATGCGGTCCCGGCGCTGGCGGTCGGCGCGCCGGGCCAGTATCTGCATCGCCCCGGGTTCTGGCACGGCGGCGCCGGCATCGCGGCGTGCTGGTACGGTGCCGCGTGCGCGGTGGCCGAGCGCCTGCGCGCGCATCCCAAGCTGCCGCGCGACCCGCATGCGGCGATGCACCTGGGCGTGATCGACCAGCAGCTCGGCGCGGCCCGCGCGTTGCTGCGCGACCTGGCCGCCGCCATCGATGCCGCGCCCGGGCAGGCCCATCGGCATGCGGTGATCCGGTTGCGTTCGTTCGTGGAACGCGCGGCCACCGATGTGCTCGATCGCGTCGGCCGGGCACTCGGCCCAGCGCCGCTGTGCAGCGACCGCGAACATGCGCTGCGTTGCGCCGACCTCGCGGTGTTCGTGCGGCAGAGCCATGCCGAGCATGACTGGGCCGCGCTCGGCCAGGCGCTGGGCGAGCAGGCGCGGCCATGGCGGCTGTGA
- a CDS encoding catalase: MASRKRTPSDSTSSTALVSTAAPADQRGHGDELHQQAGGTHPPLTTNQGIPVADNQNSLRATPRGPTLLEDFILREKITHFDHERIPERIVHARGSAAHGYFELTASLAKYTTASLLTEVGVKTPVFTRFSTVAGGAGSVDTPRDVRGFAVKFYTKEGNWDLVGNNIPVFFIQDALKFPDLIHAVKMEPDRGFPQAASAHDTFWDFVSLMPESLHMIMWAMSDRTIPRSLRMMEGFGIHSFRLLDAEGRSTFVKFHWRPKLGLQSTIWDEAVKLAGADPDFHRRDLFEAIQRGDFPEWELGVQLFTQEQADSFPFDHLDATKLIPEELVPLQIVGRMVLDRWPDNFFAETEQVAYCPANIVPGIDFSNDPLLQGRLFSYLDTQLSRLGGPNFHQLPINAPKCPFANMQRDGHMQMGVPKGRVAYEPSSLQADSPRETARGFVSHRTQPDDGAKGRVRAESFADHYSQARLFYRSQTPPEQAHVASALVFELSKVDTAHVREAVVGHLRHIDPKLAQRVADGLGMDGLPPAPPAAVAPQDLPLSPALQLIGRMKPTLQGRAIGILIDEGSDAKTVRELRKAASDAGAAVKIVAPKLGGAVLSDGKRLIADGQLAGTPSFVFDAVAVVLSAEAGKRLSKESAAIDFVSNAFAHLKAIAADAGAQPLLKAGNVQKDAGVIEASDSKGFVAAAKTRQWSREPKLRLLA; the protein is encoded by the coding sequence ATGGCCAGCCGCAAGCGCACGCCCAGCGATTCCACATCATCCACCGCCCTCGTTTCCACCGCTGCGCCTGCCGATCAGCGCGGCCATGGCGATGAGTTGCATCAGCAAGCCGGCGGCACGCATCCGCCGCTGACCACCAACCAGGGCATTCCGGTCGCCGACAACCAGAATTCGCTGCGCGCCACCCCGCGCGGGCCGACCCTGCTGGAAGATTTCATCCTGCGCGAAAAGATCACCCACTTCGACCACGAGCGCATTCCCGAGCGCATCGTGCACGCGCGCGGCAGCGCCGCGCACGGCTACTTCGAGCTGACCGCCTCGCTGGCCAAGTACACCACCGCCTCGCTACTGACCGAGGTCGGGGTGAAGACGCCGGTGTTCACCCGCTTCTCCACCGTGGCCGGCGGCGCCGGCTCGGTGGACACCCCGCGCGACGTGCGCGGCTTCGCGGTCAAGTTCTATACCAAGGAAGGCAACTGGGACCTGGTGGGCAACAACATCCCGGTGTTCTTCATCCAGGACGCGCTGAAGTTCCCGGACCTGATCCACGCGGTGAAGATGGAGCCGGACCGCGGCTTCCCGCAGGCGGCCAGCGCGCACGACACGTTCTGGGACTTCGTCTCGCTGATGCCCGAGTCACTGCACATGATCATGTGGGCGATGAGCGACCGCACCATCCCGCGCTCGCTGCGCATGATGGAAGGCTTCGGCATCCACAGCTTCCGCCTGCTCGACGCCGAAGGCCGCAGCACCTTCGTCAAGTTCCACTGGCGCCCGAAGCTCGGCCTGCAATCCACGATCTGGGACGAGGCGGTGAAGCTGGCCGGCGCCGATCCGGACTTCCACCGCCGCGACCTGTTCGAGGCGATTCAGCGCGGCGACTTCCCGGAATGGGAACTGGGCGTGCAACTGTTCACCCAGGAACAGGCCGACAGCTTCCCGTTCGACCACCTGGACGCCACCAAGCTGATCCCGGAGGAACTGGTGCCGCTGCAGATCGTCGGGCGCATGGTGCTGGACCGCTGGCCGGACAACTTCTTCGCCGAGACCGAGCAGGTGGCGTACTGCCCGGCCAACATCGTGCCCGGCATCGACTTCTCCAACGATCCGCTGCTGCAGGGCCGCCTGTTCTCCTACCTGGACACCCAGCTCAGCCGCCTGGGCGGGCCCAACTTCCACCAGTTGCCGATCAACGCGCCGAAGTGCCCGTTCGCGAACATGCAGCGCGATGGGCACATGCAGATGGGCGTGCCCAAGGGCCGCGTCGCCTACGAACCCAGCTCACTGCAGGCCGACAGCCCGCGCGAGACCGCGCGCGGCTTCGTCAGCCATCGCACCCAGCCCGACGACGGCGCCAAGGGCCGCGTGCGTGCCGAGAGCTTCGCCGACCACTACAGCCAGGCGCGGCTGTTCTACCGCAGCCAGACCCCGCCGGAACAGGCGCACGTGGCCTCGGCGCTGGTGTTCGAACTGTCCAAGGTCGACACCGCGCACGTGCGCGAGGCCGTGGTCGGGCACCTGCGCCACATCGATCCCAAGCTGGCGCAGCGCGTCGCCGACGGCCTGGGCATGGACGGATTGCCACCGGCACCGCCGGCCGCGGTCGCCCCGCAGGATCTGCCGCTGTCGCCGGCGCTGCAATTGATCGGGCGGATGAAACCCACCCTGCAGGGCCGCGCGATCGGCATCCTGATCGACGAGGGCTCGGACGCCAAGACCGTGCGCGAGCTGCGCAAGGCCGCCAGCGACGCCGGTGCCGCGGTCAAGATCGTGGCACCCAAACTCGGCGGTGCCGTGCTCAGCGACGGCAAGCGCCTGATCGCCGACGGCCAGTTGGCCGGCACGCCCTCGTTCGTGTTCGACGCGGTGGCAGTGGTGCTGTCGGCCGAAGCCGGCAAGCGGCTGAGCAAGGAATCGGCAGCCATCGACTTCGTCAGCAACGCCTTCGCCCACCTCAAGGCCATCGCCGCCGACGCCGGCGCGCAGCCGCTGCTGAAGGCCGGCAACGTGCAGAAGGATGCCGGCGTGATCGAGGCCAGCGACAGCAAGGGCTTCGTCGCCGCCGCAAAGACCCGGCAGTGGAGCCGCGAGCCGAAGCTGCGCCTGTTGGCCTGA